The segment TCGGAGTTATAGCTGTAATAGGTAAGAAGCTGGGTATAGCTTTCGCGACGAATCCTATAGATGGGCAGTCCGTCGGGAAGAGAGCTTATATCAATGCAAAAGCTTCCCCAGAGGATCCAGACTTCCAATCTCTCCCGGACCCCCGTGAAGTGGAGTTAATGGACTGCGTCATGGATCCGAGGATAAGGGACGCTGAGGTAGATGATGCCTCATCTCTCTTCATGGAGTCGATAGATGCAGCTAAGGTATCTCGGAGCATAGTCTCAGTATCCGGTATCTTCGACCTGATCTACAGCGAGGTATCGATATTCAGCTCCAGGGGAGTCGATGCTAGGGAGGGGAGGACCTCTTATCACGTATTCCTAGAGGTATCAGCGAAGGACGGGGATAGGAGGGGATCTGGATTCAATTTCTCGGATGGTAGGGAGCTGGATTCTTTGGATCCAAGGAGACTGGGGGAGGAGGCTGGGGAGATAGCCCTGATGAGCTTGGATTCCACTAGGATAGGTGTCGAGGAGCTACCAGTTATATTCAAACCCAAGTCCCTATACGCGATAATCCCCTTCATAGTAGATCAAGCGGCTAATGCTGAGAACTTACACTACGGGAGGAGCTTCCTCACTGGGAGGCTCTCCACTCAAGTCGCTAGGGAGGGGGTGAGCCTGATAGACGATGGTAGGATCCCCTGGCTCATAGGCAGCTCTAGTTTCGATGATGAGGGGATCCCCAAGGGGAGGACTGTCGTTATCGATAAAGGAGTATTCAAGAGCCCGATATACAATTGGTACGCTGCTAAGAGGGAGGGTAGGGAGAGCACTGGGAACGCCTCTAGGGATTACAGGAGGGCGCCATCTATATCTGCTAATAACGTCCTCTTGCAAGCCCCGGGATTGGAGATGAGTGAGGATGAGCTCATCGATGTCAATAGGGGCATATTAGTGTTGTACACATGGGATACCCCGAACTTAGCTACTGGTGAGTTCAGTGGTATGGCTGAGACAGCTTTCCTCATAGAGAGAGGGGAGATAAAGAAGTCCCTCAGGCAGACTGGGATAGCCTTCACTATAGAAGGGGCTCTGAAGGGGCTGGAGGGTGTCGGTAAGGAAGTAGAGCCCGCGGGCCGATATTACGGGGGATCTATCAGGATAAGGGCCAGGGTCTCTGGACCGGGACTTTAAATCCTCT is part of the Candidatus Korarchaeum sp. genome and harbors:
- a CDS encoding TldD/PmbA family protein — its product is MLVEEAVKSAMRSGADEAEGFEISVRRISLSVEKGVLKTASSIRETGLGVIAVIGKKLGIAFATNPIDGQSVGKRAYINAKASPEDPDFQSLPDPREVELMDCVMDPRIRDAEVDDASSLFMESIDAAKVSRSIVSVSGIFDLIYSEVSIFSSRGVDAREGRTSYHVFLEVSAKDGDRRGSGFNFSDGRELDSLDPRRLGEEAGEIALMSLDSTRIGVEELPVIFKPKSLYAIIPFIVDQAANAENLHYGRSFLTGRLSTQVAREGVSLIDDGRIPWLIGSSSFDDEGIPKGRTVVIDKGVFKSPIYNWYAAKREGRESTGNASRDYRRAPSISANNVLLQAPGLEMSEDELIDVNRGILVLYTWDTPNLATGEFSGMAETAFLIERGEIKKSLRQTGIAFTIEGALKGLEGVGKEVEPAGRYYGGSIRIRARVSGPGL